In the Chroococcidiopsis sp. SAG 2025 genome, one interval contains:
- a CDS encoding CAP domain-containing protein produces the protein MKHSVLFKLALCSVIFTAGTTIAANAKTPNFYRESAKKNILSKPNPSTNIVAQADTSSIERAVFNRINQYRQGRGLASLTWDNTISNQARIHSQNMASGAVPFSHNGFQQRVQEIAKVISYRGAAENVAYNQGYADPAANAVQGWLNSSGHQRNIVGSYNLTGIGVSRNSKGEYYFTQIFILRR, from the coding sequence ATGAAGCATTCTGTTTTGTTTAAACTAGCCTTGTGTTCAGTTATTTTTACCGCTGGAACAACAATTGCGGCTAACGCTAAGACCCCTAATTTTTACCGAGAGAGCGCTAAGAAAAACATACTTTCAAAGCCGAATCCTAGTACAAATATCGTAGCTCAAGCCGATACCTCCTCTATAGAACGGGCTGTTTTCAACCGAATTAATCAGTATCGCCAAGGACGTGGTTTAGCTTCTTTAACTTGGGATAATACCATCAGCAATCAAGCCCGAATTCACAGTCAAAATATGGCGAGTGGTGCAGTTCCTTTCAGCCATAATGGTTTTCAGCAGAGAGTGCAAGAGATTGCCAAAGTCATTTCCTATAGAGGAGCGGCAGAAAATGTTGCTTATAATCAAGGTTATGCCGATCCTGCTGCTAATGCCGTTCAAGGCTGGTTAAATAGTTCTGGACACCAACGGAACATTGTAGGTAGTTATAACCTAACTGGTATTGGTGTTTCTAGAAATTCAAAAGGTGAATATTACTTCACGCAAATATTTATCTTGAGGCGATGA